One genomic segment of Stenotrophomonas sp. 704A1 includes these proteins:
- a CDS encoding thiolase family protein — translation MSNIVIAAAKRTAIGSFLGQFNGVPTPTLGAAAIAAALEQSGVPASDVSEVLMGCVLPANLGQAPARQAAIAAGIPLSVGATTLNKVCGSGMKAIMLGHDLIKAGSAKVVVAGGMESMSNAPHLLPNSRTGNRFGNFQAVDHMAHDGLVNAYDGKAMGEFAECAVDKYQFSREEQDAYAIESVRRAQAAQANGAFADEIVAVKVATRKGEVEVASDEQPGRSDIAKIPTLRPAFKKDGSVTAASSSSISDGAAAVVLLTEEDAAARGLQPLARIVGHATHSQEPEWFTTAPIGAIHALLARTGWSLDQIDLFEVNEAFAVVAMAPMRELGIPHDKLNVNGGACALGHPIGASGARLVVTLVNALRTRGGKRGIATLCIGGGEATAIAIELI, via the coding sequence ATGTCCAACATCGTCATCGCCGCCGCCAAGCGCACCGCCATCGGCTCCTTCCTCGGCCAGTTCAACGGCGTCCCGACGCCGACGCTCGGTGCGGCCGCCATCGCCGCCGCCCTGGAACAGTCCGGCGTCCCCGCCAGCGACGTCTCCGAAGTCCTGATGGGCTGCGTGCTGCCGGCCAACCTCGGCCAGGCACCGGCCCGCCAGGCGGCGATCGCCGCCGGCATCCCGCTGTCGGTGGGTGCCACCACGCTCAACAAGGTCTGCGGCTCGGGCATGAAAGCGATCATGCTGGGGCACGACCTGATCAAGGCCGGTTCGGCCAAGGTCGTTGTCGCCGGCGGCATGGAATCGATGTCCAACGCCCCGCACCTGCTGCCCAATTCGCGCACCGGCAACCGTTTCGGCAACTTCCAGGCGGTGGACCACATGGCCCACGACGGCCTGGTCAACGCCTACGACGGCAAGGCCATGGGTGAATTCGCCGAATGTGCGGTCGACAAGTACCAGTTCAGCCGCGAGGAGCAGGACGCCTACGCCATCGAGTCGGTCAGGCGCGCGCAGGCCGCGCAGGCCAACGGTGCCTTCGCCGACGAGATCGTCGCGGTGAAGGTCGCCACCCGCAAGGGCGAGGTCGAGGTCGCCAGCGACGAACAGCCCGGCCGTTCGGACATCGCCAAGATCCCGACCCTGCGCCCGGCCTTCAAGAAGGATGGCAGCGTGACGGCGGCCAGTTCCTCCAGCATTTCCGACGGTGCCGCCGCCGTGGTCCTGCTGACCGAAGAGGACGCCGCCGCACGTGGCCTGCAGCCGCTGGCGCGGATCGTCGGCCATGCCACCCATTCGCAGGAACCGGAGTGGTTCACCACCGCCCCGATCGGCGCGATCCACGCGCTGCTGGCCAGGACCGGCTGGTCGCTGGACCAGATCGATCTGTTCGAAGTGAACGAGGCATTCGCCGTGGTGGCGATGGCACCGATGCGCGAACTGGGCATCCCGCACGACAAGCTCAACGTGAATGGCGGTGCCTGCGCGTTGGGCCATCCGATCGGTGCCTCCGGCGCGCGCCTGGTGGTGACGCTGGTCAACGCATTGCGCACGCGGGGCGGCAAGCGCGGCATTGCCACCCTGTGTATCGGTGGCGGTGAAGCGACTGCAATCGCCATCGAATTGATCTGA
- a CDS encoding acyl-CoA dehydrogenase family protein, with translation MSGPSFSSSAPYETHVVLNQPPPFAGRQLWTDDIALIEAVQREGAAAFAPRLAVYGGLAGDPLYRLGFDANRDRPRLRTHDAQGHRIDTVEFHPAYHQLMQAAKEHGVAGLSWHEPQPGAHVARAALSYLHHQAEAGTSCPLTMTHAAVAVLRAHPHLGEWSRKAAAPVYDPRDVPVADKAGITLGMGMTEKQGGSDVRANSTRAEPIDGERYRLIGHKWFFSAPMCDGFLVLAQAPAGLTCLLMPRRLADGDRNAFRLMRLKDKLGDWANASSEIELCGAQAWRVGEEGRGVATIIGMVMMTRLDCMLGAAAEMRMALAQALHHARHRRTFGKPLVDHPLMANVLADLALESEAATVLAMRIARAVDQAAADPVQAALARLGTALGKYWICKRAAVFINEAQECLGGAGYVEESMLPRLYRQAPLNSIWEGSGNIQCLDVLRALAREPETRAALQAELEAMASRDARYAAALERWRDAAAPDEAQARVFCERTVLLLQAALLLRARSPMAEAFIRSRLDGGHGLAFGTLPASLDLSALLARALP, from the coding sequence ATGAGCGGACCCAGCTTCAGCAGCAGTGCGCCCTACGAGACCCACGTGGTGCTCAACCAGCCGCCGCCCTTCGCTGGCCGCCAGCTGTGGACCGATGACATCGCGCTGATCGAAGCGGTGCAGCGCGAAGGGGCCGCAGCGTTCGCACCCCGGCTGGCGGTGTACGGCGGCCTGGCCGGTGACCCGCTGTACCGGCTGGGCTTCGATGCCAACCGTGACCGTCCGCGCCTGCGCACCCACGATGCGCAGGGTCACCGGATCGATACGGTGGAGTTCCACCCGGCCTACCACCAGTTGATGCAGGCCGCCAAGGAGCATGGGGTGGCCGGCCTGTCCTGGCACGAGCCACAGCCGGGCGCGCATGTGGCACGCGCGGCGCTGAGCTATCTGCACCACCAGGCCGAGGCCGGCACCAGCTGCCCGCTGACCATGACCCACGCGGCGGTGGCGGTGCTGCGCGCGCACCCGCACCTGGGCGAGTGGTCACGCAAGGCGGCAGCACCGGTGTACGACCCGCGCGACGTGCCGGTGGCCGACAAGGCCGGCATCACGCTGGGCATGGGCATGACCGAGAAGCAGGGGGGCTCGGATGTACGGGCCAACAGCACGCGCGCCGAACCGATCGACGGCGAGCGCTACCGCCTGATCGGGCACAAGTGGTTCTTCTCGGCACCGATGTGCGATGGGTTCCTGGTGCTGGCGCAGGCACCGGCGGGCTTGACCTGCCTGCTGATGCCGCGGCGGCTGGCCGATGGCGATCGCAACGCGTTCCGCCTGATGCGGTTGAAGGACAAGCTTGGCGACTGGGCCAATGCCTCCAGTGAAATCGAGCTGTGCGGCGCGCAGGCCTGGCGCGTGGGCGAGGAGGGCCGTGGCGTGGCCACCATCATCGGCATGGTGATGATGACGCGGCTGGACTGCATGCTGGGTGCTGCGGCGGAAATGCGCATGGCGCTGGCGCAGGCCCTGCATCACGCGCGGCACCGGCGCACCTTCGGCAAGCCGCTGGTGGACCACCCGTTGATGGCCAACGTGCTGGCCGACCTGGCGCTGGAATCGGAAGCGGCCACGGTGCTGGCGATGCGCATCGCGCGGGCGGTCGACCAGGCCGCCGCGGATCCGGTGCAGGCGGCACTGGCGCGGCTGGGCACTGCGCTGGGCAAGTACTGGATCTGCAAGCGCGCAGCGGTGTTCATCAACGAGGCGCAGGAGTGCCTGGGCGGCGCAGGGTATGTCGAGGAATCGATGCTGCCGCGGCTGTACCGGCAGGCACCGCTGAATTCGATCTGGGAGGGCAGTGGCAACATCCAGTGCCTGGACGTGCTGCGCGCGCTGGCGCGGGAGCCGGAGACACGCGCCGCGCTGCAGGCGGAACTGGAGGCCATGGCAAGCCGCGATGCGCGCTACGCGGCGGCGCTGGAGCGCTGGCGCGACGCAGCGGCACCGGATGAGGCCCAGGCGCGGGTGTTCTGCGAACGTACCGTGCTGCTGCTGCAGGCGGCACTGCTGCTGCGTGCACGCAGCCCGATGGCCGAGGCATTCATCCGCAGCCGTCTGGACGGCGGGCACGGGCTGGCCTTCGGCACCCTGCCGGCCAGCCTGGATCTATCCGCGCTGCTGGCACGCGCGCTGCCGTAG
- a CDS encoding ligase-associated DNA damage response exonuclease, whose translation MAGNDDLVVLRPEGMYCAAGGFYIDPWRPVPRAVITHGHGDHARPGMGEYHCSQGSVPILRWRLGEVPLQAHADGVPFTLGRVQVSLHPAGHVLGSAQVRIDDGEQVWVASGDYKRQPDPTCAPFEVVPCDTFITEATFALPIYRWPDTAAVAADIVAWRRECAQRGEAAVLLCYALGKAQRVLAELRTLDDQPAWLHGAIANGVSVYREAGIAMLDTLTVAEQGRQPDAAGQLILAPPSAAGTPWLRRFGRHQLGFASGWMQLRGNRRRRNVDRGFVVSDHADWPALLQTIEQTGAKRVIATHGNTDALIPFLRERGVAAEAFRTDFGSEE comes from the coding sequence ATGGCAGGCAATGACGATCTGGTGGTGCTGCGGCCGGAAGGGATGTACTGCGCAGCCGGTGGCTTCTACATCGACCCGTGGCGGCCGGTGCCGCGCGCGGTCATCACCCATGGCCACGGCGACCATGCGCGCCCGGGAATGGGCGAATACCACTGCAGCCAGGGCAGCGTGCCGATCCTGCGCTGGCGGCTCGGCGAGGTCCCGCTGCAGGCGCACGCCGACGGTGTGCCGTTCACGCTGGGCCGGGTCCAGGTCTCGCTGCATCCGGCCGGCCATGTGCTCGGCTCGGCACAGGTGCGCATCGACGACGGCGAACAGGTCTGGGTCGCCTCGGGCGACTACAAGCGCCAGCCGGATCCCACCTGCGCACCGTTCGAGGTCGTGCCCTGCGATACGTTCATCACCGAAGCCACCTTTGCCTTGCCGATCTACCGCTGGCCCGACACCGCCGCCGTCGCCGCCGACATCGTGGCATGGCGCCGCGAATGCGCGCAGCGCGGCGAGGCCGCCGTGCTGCTGTGCTACGCCCTGGGCAAGGCGCAGCGCGTACTGGCCGAACTGCGCACGCTGGATGATCAGCCCGCGTGGCTGCACGGGGCCATTGCCAACGGGGTATCGGTCTACCGCGAGGCGGGCATCGCGATGCTCGATACCCTCACCGTGGCCGAACAGGGGCGCCAGCCCGATGCGGCCGGCCAGCTGATCCTGGCGCCGCCGTCGGCCGCGGGCACGCCCTGGCTGCGGCGCTTCGGCCGCCATCAGCTTGGCTTCGCCTCGGGCTGGATGCAGCTGCGTGGCAACCGCCGCCGTCGCAACGTCGACCGGGGCTTCGTGGTGTCCGACCACGCCGATTGGCCGGCGCTGCTGCAGACGATCGAACAGACCGGCGCGAAGCGGGTGATCGCCACCCACGGCAACACCGATGCGCTGATTCCGTTCCTGCGCGAACGCGGGGTCGCCGCCGAAGCGTTCCGCACCGATTTCGGGAGCGAGGAATGA
- a CDS encoding ATP-dependent DNA ligase has translation MKAFAALYQRLDRSTATLDKRAALIDYFAHAGAHDAAWALYLLSGGKVGGARRKIAGSTELRSWIAEESALPAWLVEDSYAQVGDLAETLTLLLDDPPGAATERPLADWIEQHLLAVANQPEAVRRAAVVAGWRSLPAAERLVFNKLLTGALRVGVSQRVVQQALAEWSGLDIARIAQRMLGEWVPSPGLLAALLSPQELPTDRQQPYPFFLASPLEGLPAERLGEIGAWLLEWKWDGIRLQLLKRRGEVALWSRGEERLDGRFPEIEQAAAALPDGCVLDGELLAWDSTADLPRAFTALQTRIQRRKPGAATLRNTPVRVLAYDLLEREGRDLRELPLQERRTQLAGLLGALGDPRIQLSPEVPADDWSDAAKLRDAARARGVEGLMLKRRDSVYQSGRRRGDWWKWKVDPLTIDAVLLYAQAGHGRRSTLYTDYTFGVWDGDALVPVAKAYSGLDDKEILALDRWIRAHTRERFGPVRSVSPQQVFELGFEAVNRSARHKSGIAVRFPRILRWRHDKPAAEADQLAQLQALAR, from the coding sequence ATGAAGGCCTTCGCCGCGCTGTACCAGCGCCTGGACCGCAGTACCGCCACACTGGACAAGCGCGCGGCCCTGATCGACTACTTCGCCCATGCCGGTGCACACGATGCGGCATGGGCGTTGTACCTGCTCAGCGGCGGCAAGGTCGGTGGCGCGCGCAGGAAGATCGCCGGCAGCACCGAACTGCGCAGCTGGATCGCCGAGGAATCCGCACTGCCTGCCTGGCTGGTGGAGGACAGCTACGCGCAGGTGGGCGACCTGGCCGAGACGCTGACCCTGCTGCTGGATGATCCACCCGGCGCGGCGACCGAGCGCCCTCTGGCGGACTGGATCGAACAGCATCTGCTGGCCGTCGCCAACCAGCCTGAAGCCGTGCGCCGTGCCGCGGTGGTCGCGGGCTGGCGAAGCCTGCCCGCCGCCGAGCGGCTGGTGTTCAACAAGCTGCTGACCGGCGCGTTGCGGGTCGGTGTATCGCAACGGGTCGTGCAGCAGGCGCTGGCCGAATGGTCAGGGCTGGACATCGCCCGCATCGCCCAGCGCATGCTCGGTGAGTGGGTTCCGTCGCCCGGACTGCTGGCGGCGCTGCTGTCGCCGCAGGAACTGCCCACCGACCGCCAGCAGCCCTACCCCTTCTTCCTGGCGTCGCCGCTGGAAGGCCTGCCCGCCGAACGGCTGGGCGAGATCGGTGCCTGGCTGCTGGAATGGAAATGGGACGGCATCCGCCTGCAGCTGCTGAAGCGACGCGGCGAAGTCGCGCTGTGGTCACGTGGCGAAGAACGCCTGGATGGCCGCTTCCCGGAAATCGAACAGGCCGCAGCCGCGCTGCCGGATGGCTGCGTGCTGGACGGCGAACTGCTGGCCTGGGACAGCACGGCCGACCTGCCGCGTGCCTTCACCGCGCTGCAGACCCGCATCCAGCGTCGCAAGCCGGGCGCGGCCACGCTGCGCAACACCCCGGTGCGGGTGCTGGCCTACGATCTGCTGGAACGCGAAGGCCGCGATCTGCGCGAGCTGCCCCTGCAGGAGCGCCGCACGCAGCTGGCCGGACTGCTGGGTGCGCTGGGCGACCCGCGCATCCAGCTGTCACCCGAAGTGCCGGCCGATGACTGGTCCGATGCCGCGAAGCTGCGCGATGCCGCGCGCGCGCGCGGCGTGGAAGGCCTGATGCTCAAGCGCCGCGACTCGGTCTACCAGTCCGGCCGCCGGCGTGGCGACTGGTGGAAATGGAAGGTCGATCCGCTCACCATCGATGCGGTGCTGCTGTACGCGCAGGCCGGCCATGGCAGGCGCAGCACGCTGTACACCGACTACACCTTCGGGGTCTGGGATGGCGACGCACTGGTGCCGGTGGCCAAGGCCTATTCCGGGCTGGACGACAAGGAGATCCTGGCCCTGGACCGCTGGATCCGCGCGCATACGCGCGAGCGCTTTGGCCCGGTCCGCAGTGTCAGTCCGCAGCAGGTGTTCGAACTGGGCTTCGAGGCGGTCAACCGCAGCGCGCGCCACAAGTCCGGTATCGCCGTGCGTTTTCCCCGCATCCTGCGCTGGCGCCACGACAAGCCCGCCGCCGAGGCCGACCAGCTGGCGCAGCTGCAGGCCCTGGCGCGATGA
- a CDS encoding ligase-associated DNA damage response DEXH box helicase: protein MKRSDALGRLQDWFGSRGWRPLPFQRAMWRHYLAGESGLLHTPTGSGKTLAMFGGPLLQAMLDPPPVPKRASAVRPLQVLWVTPLRALASDTARALQAPIDGLGLGWRVGLRSGDASNRERRLAREGRIDVLVTTPESLALLLSYPDTLARMQQLRCVVVDEWHELLGNKRGVLLQLNLATLRAAAPSLQLWGLSATLGNLAQARDVLLPDRPQAPIVEGARQRPVIVRSLLPDPGERFPWAGHLGLAQLPRVLDALLHARSSLLFTNTRAQAELWHQALAAVWPEQPDTLALHHGSLDPALRQQVEDGLRAGALRCVVATSSLDLGVDFPAVDQVLQLGSPKGVARLRQRAGRARHRPGASGEILCIPSHALELAEYAAVRRALQEGITEARRPPTLSLDVLAQHAITRALGEGFSADALLAQVRTTHAFAGLQDAQWNAVLDFIVQGGNALSRYPDFHKVERGADGLYRMTDRRQALRHRLSIGTISSDGSVRVQFLRGGGLGAVEEQFASRLRRGDRFQFAGRLLELVQLRDMTAYVRRARGGGNGVVPRWQGGQLPLSMPLGRELEAVLSGDRPSPESRWLAPLLALQARLSALPSPAHLLVEEVRRREGQFVFVYPFAGRHVHEALAALLALRCTRRQRNSIGYAVNDHGLVLAPATPVDLQAAQWRVLLAQDNLLQDLREAVNLGELARRQFRGIARVAGLLVPSLPGGMPRSLRQLQASAGLLHDVLREHDPEHLLLALAEHEVLHDSLDLPGVQEVLARIATRPLSLQHPSSLTPLAFPLWAERLRGQFSNEDWRTRVQRAAQQLERRHGR, encoded by the coding sequence ATGAAGCGCAGCGACGCGCTGGGCCGTCTGCAGGACTGGTTCGGCAGCCGCGGCTGGCGCCCGTTGCCATTCCAGCGCGCGATGTGGCGCCATTACCTGGCGGGCGAATCAGGCCTGCTGCATACCCCCACCGGCAGCGGCAAGACACTGGCGATGTTCGGTGGCCCGCTGCTGCAGGCGATGCTGGATCCTCCGCCGGTGCCCAAGCGTGCCAGCGCGGTGCGGCCACTGCAGGTCCTGTGGGTGACCCCGCTGCGCGCGCTGGCCAGCGACACCGCGCGCGCCCTGCAGGCGCCGATCGACGGCCTCGGCCTGGGCTGGCGCGTCGGGCTGCGCAGTGGCGATGCCAGCAACCGCGAGCGGCGCCTGGCGCGCGAAGGCCGCATCGACGTGCTGGTGACCACGCCCGAATCACTGGCCCTGCTGCTGAGCTATCCCGACACGCTGGCCCGCATGCAGCAGCTGCGCTGCGTGGTGGTGGATGAGTGGCACGAGCTGCTGGGCAACAAGCGCGGCGTCCTGCTGCAGCTGAATCTGGCAACCCTGCGTGCAGCCGCGCCTTCGCTGCAGCTGTGGGGGTTGTCGGCCACGCTGGGCAACCTGGCGCAGGCGCGTGATGTCCTGCTGCCGGACCGGCCGCAGGCCCCCATCGTGGAAGGCGCGCGGCAGCGCCCGGTGATCGTGCGCAGCCTGCTGCCCGATCCCGGCGAACGTTTCCCCTGGGCCGGGCATCTCGGCCTGGCACAGCTGCCACGCGTGCTCGATGCACTGCTGCACGCGCGCAGCAGCCTGCTGTTCACCAACACGCGGGCGCAGGCAGAGCTGTGGCACCAGGCATTGGCTGCGGTCTGGCCGGAGCAACCGGACACACTGGCCCTGCATCATGGCTCGCTGGATCCGGCACTGCGCCAGCAGGTGGAGGACGGCCTGCGTGCCGGCGCCCTGCGCTGCGTGGTGGCCACCTCCAGCCTCGACCTCGGCGTGGATTTCCCGGCCGTGGACCAGGTGCTGCAGCTGGGCAGCCCGAAGGGCGTGGCGCGGCTGCGCCAGCGTGCCGGGCGTGCGCGCCACCGGCCCGGTGCCAGTGGCGAGATCCTGTGCATTCCCAGCCATGCACTGGAGCTGGCCGAATACGCTGCGGTACGCCGTGCCCTGCAGGAGGGGATCACCGAGGCGCGGCGCCCGCCCACGCTGTCGCTGGATGTGCTGGCACAGCACGCGATCACCCGCGCCCTGGGCGAAGGCTTCAGTGCCGACGCGCTGCTGGCGCAGGTGCGCACCACCCATGCCTTCGCCGGCCTGCAGGACGCGCAGTGGAACGCCGTCCTCGACTTCATCGTGCAGGGCGGCAACGCGCTGTCCCGTTACCCGGACTTCCACAAGGTGGAGCGCGGTGCCGACGGCCTGTACCGCATGACCGACCGGCGCCAGGCGCTGCGCCACCGCCTGTCGATCGGCACCATCAGCAGCGATGGCAGCGTCCGCGTGCAGTTCCTGCGCGGTGGAGGCCTGGGCGCCGTGGAAGAACAGTTCGCCAGCCGCCTGCGGCGCGGTGACCGCTTCCAGTTCGCCGGGCGCCTGCTCGAGCTGGTGCAGCTGCGCGACATGACCGCCTATGTGCGCCGCGCGCGCGGCGGCGGCAACGGCGTCGTTCCACGCTGGCAGGGCGGGCAGCTGCCGCTGTCGATGCCGCTCGGGCGCGAACTGGAAGCGGTGCTGTCCGGCGACCGGCCGAGTCCGGAGTCGCGCTGGCTCGCGCCGCTGCTGGCCCTGCAGGCACGGTTGTCGGCGCTGCCCTCGCCCGCGCACCTGCTGGTGGAGGAGGTGCGGCGGCGGGAAGGCCAGTTCGTGTTCGTCTACCCCTTCGCGGGCCGCCATGTGCACGAAGCACTGGCCGCGCTGCTGGCGCTGCGCTGCACGCGCCGCCAGCGCAACAGCATCGGTTACGCGGTGAACGACCATGGCCTGGTGCTGGCGCCGGCGACGCCGGTGGACCTGCAGGCCGCGCAGTGGCGCGTCCTGCTGGCGCAGGACAACCTGCTGCAGGACCTGCGCGAAGCAGTGAACCTGGGCGAGCTGGCGCGCCGCCAGTTCCGTGGCATCGCGCGCGTGGCCGGGCTGCTGGTGCCGAGCCTGCCAGGCGGCATGCCGCGCTCGCTGCGCCAGCTGCAGGCCTCGGCCGGGCTGCTGCACGACGTGCTGCGCGAGCATGATCCGGAGCATCTGCTGTTGGCCCTGGCCGAGCATGAAGTGCTGCATGACAGCCTTGACCTGCCTGGCGTGCAGGAGGTGCTGGCACGCATCGCCACGCGGCCGTTGTCACTGCAGCATCCATCATCGCTGACCCCGCTGGCATTTCCGCTGTGGGCCGAGCGCCTGCGCGGCCAGTTCAGCAACGAGGACTGGCGTACCCGCGTGCAGCGTGCCGCGCAGCAGCTGGAGCGCCGCCATGGCCGATGA
- the pdeM gene encoding ligase-associated DNA damage response endonuclease PdeM gives MADDLPLQLAGESMQLLGGRALLWPARNALFIADLHLGKADVFRRAGIALPAGGTRDDLQRLQHLLTVHGCRQLWILGDILHGPAHRAAWYQQWMGWREQHATLDVHVVRGNHDRQLPRAALQVEMHDDARLGPFLLRHEPQPASDAHVLAGHLHPQVALPALRRRFPAFWLRTDITILPAFSAFTAGMVPVLSPGERLLACVEGSVVPLPAR, from the coding sequence ATGGCCGATGATCTGCCGTTGCAGCTGGCGGGCGAATCGATGCAGCTGCTGGGCGGCCGCGCGTTGCTGTGGCCGGCACGCAACGCGTTGTTCATCGCCGACCTGCACCTGGGCAAGGCCGATGTGTTCCGCCGCGCCGGCATCGCCCTGCCCGCCGGCGGAACCCGCGATGACCTGCAGCGGCTGCAGCACCTGCTGACGGTGCACGGCTGCCGGCAGCTGTGGATCCTCGGCGACATCCTGCATGGCCCGGCCCATCGCGCAGCGTGGTACCAGCAATGGATGGGCTGGCGCGAGCAGCACGCCACGCTGGACGTGCATGTGGTGCGCGGCAACCACGACCGCCAGCTGCCGCGCGCCGCACTGCAGGTGGAGATGCATGACGATGCGCGGCTGGGGCCCTTCCTGCTGCGCCACGAACCACAGCCGGCCAGCGATGCGCACGTGCTGGCCGGCCACCTGCATCCGCAGGTTGCGTTGCCGGCGTTGCGGCGGCGCTTTCCCGCCTTCTGGCTGCGCACGGACATCACCATCCTGCCCGCGTTCTCGGCATTCACCGCCGGCATGGTGCCGGTGCTGTCACCGGGTGAGCGGCTGCTGGCGTGCGTGGAAGGCAGCGTCGTGCCACTGCCGGCCCGCTAG
- a CDS encoding FAD-dependent oxidoreductase encodes MTERLRIAVIGYGTAGQALAILLTRDGHEVEIFERVPTPGPVGAGFLLQPSGLQVLWQMGLLDAVRAHAAPVHRLYGDTPCERAVMDMGYAGLDPRLHGLGMQRGALYSLLDDARAGAGQLHAGTAIVDVDSAQGRVRDASGRTHGPFDLVVAADGAASTLRAGIAGGTRLDRVYPWGALWCLLPAGDWPHLDQLRQRYVAARKMIGLLPVGTRPGDDTTRLSFFWSLPRTDFERWQRDGMAPWLEELHGLWPQASARFAHLQEADQLARAVYRDAVVTQWHQGRLVLAGDAAHAMSPQLGQGVNMALLDALALRDAVRCHGGSEAALRRYQAQRRAHVAVYQRWSRWLTPLFQSDRDGWARARDVLLGPMGRLPGGRGHMLRVLSGTQQGWWGAMSLDPAFIDALANAPAPAAATPLPATA; translated from the coding sequence ATGACGGAACGACTGCGCATTGCCGTGATTGGCTACGGTACCGCGGGCCAGGCATTGGCCATCCTGCTGACCCGTGACGGCCACGAGGTGGAGATCTTCGAGCGGGTACCGACGCCGGGACCGGTCGGGGCCGGCTTCCTGCTGCAGCCCAGCGGTCTGCAGGTGCTGTGGCAGATGGGCCTGCTGGATGCGGTACGCGCGCATGCGGCGCCGGTGCACCGGTTGTATGGCGATACCCCGTGCGAGCGCGCGGTGATGGACATGGGCTACGCCGGCCTGGATCCGCGCCTGCACGGTCTCGGCATGCAGCGCGGAGCGTTGTACTCGTTGCTGGATGATGCGCGCGCCGGTGCCGGGCAGCTGCATGCGGGCACGGCCATCGTCGACGTGGACAGCGCACAGGGACGGGTGCGTGATGCCAGCGGCCGCACGCATGGTCCGTTCGACCTGGTGGTCGCCGCCGATGGCGCGGCATCGACGCTGCGCGCGGGGATTGCCGGCGGGACCCGGCTGGACCGGGTGTATCCCTGGGGAGCGTTGTGGTGCCTGCTGCCGGCCGGTGACTGGCCGCACCTGGACCAGCTGCGGCAACGCTATGTGGCGGCGCGCAAGATGATCGGGCTGTTGCCGGTGGGAACCCGCCCCGGTGATGACACCACACGGCTGAGCTTCTTCTGGAGCCTGCCACGCACCGATTTCGAGCGCTGGCAGCGCGACGGAATGGCGCCGTGGCTGGAGGAACTGCACGGACTGTGGCCGCAGGCCAGCGCACGCTTCGCCCATCTGCAGGAGGCGGACCAGCTGGCCCGCGCGGTCTATCGCGATGCGGTGGTGACGCAGTGGCACCAGGGGCGGCTGGTACTGGCCGGTGATGCGGCCCATGCGATGAGCCCGCAGTTGGGGCAGGGCGTCAACATGGCGCTGCTGGATGCGCTGGCGCTGCGCGATGCGGTGCGCTGCCACGGCGGCAGTGAGGCGGCTCTGCGCAGGTACCAGGCACAGCGGCGCGCGCATGTGGCGGTGTACCAGCGCTGGAGCCGTTGGCTGACGCCGCTGTTCCAGTCCGACCGCGATGGCTGGGCGCGTGCGCGCGACGTACTGCTGGGGCCGATGGGGCGATTGCCCGGTGGCCGTGGTCACATGCTGCGCGTGCTCAGCGGTACCCAGCAGGGGTGGTGGGGCGCGATGTCGCTGGATCCGGCCTTCATCGACGCACTGGCGAACGCACCTGCGCCGGCTGCGGCCACGCCGCTGCCGGCCACGGCGTGA
- a CDS encoding cold-shock protein, which produces MPNGTVKWFNDAKGFGFISPEDGSADVFAHFSAINSKGFRSLQEGQRVTYDVTQGPKGAQASNITPAE; this is translated from the coding sequence ATGCCGAACGGTACCGTCAAGTGGTTCAACGACGCCAAGGGATTTGGCTTCATCTCGCCGGAGGATGGCAGCGCCGACGTGTTCGCGCACTTCTCCGCCATCAACTCCAAGGGCTTCCGCAGCCTGCAGGAAGGCCAGCGTGTCACTTATGACGTGACCCAGGGTCCGAAGGGTGCCCAGGCGTCGAACATCACGCCGGCCGAGTGA
- a CDS encoding S-methyl-5'-thioinosine phosphorylase — MQQIALAVIGGTGVYTLATLDDVQTHEVDTRFGRPSGPVRVGTLLGHRVAFLARHGEGHSLPPHKINYRANLAALQQIGAQRVLALNTVGGIGDAFGPRVLACPDQVIDYTWGRISTICEEEGSDVLHVDFGHPYTPMLRSKILAAAKVTGVKVHDGGCYGATQGPRLETIAEIARMRRDGCDLVGMTGMPEAALARELGLDYACLAIVANWAAGCGDGEEITMAEVLANVQAASNGLPELVGELARG, encoded by the coding sequence ATGCAACAGATTGCCCTGGCCGTGATCGGCGGAACCGGTGTCTACACCCTGGCCACGCTCGACGACGTGCAGACCCACGAGGTCGATACCCGTTTCGGCCGACCGTCCGGCCCGGTGCGCGTCGGCACGCTGCTCGGCCACCGCGTGGCCTTCCTGGCACGCCATGGTGAAGGCCATTCGCTGCCGCCGCACAAGATCAACTACCGCGCCAACCTGGCCGCGCTGCAGCAGATCGGGGCGCAGCGGGTGCTGGCGCTGAACACCGTGGGTGGCATCGGCGATGCATTCGGTCCGCGCGTGCTGGCCTGCCCGGACCAGGTGATCGATTACACCTGGGGCCGCATCAGCACGATCTGTGAAGAAGAAGGCAGCGACGTGCTGCACGTGGATTTCGGCCATCCGTACACGCCGATGCTGCGCAGCAAGATCCTGGCGGCGGCGAAGGTGACCGGCGTGAAGGTGCACGATGGCGGCTGCTATGGTGCAACGCAGGGGCCGCGCCTGGAAACCATCGCCGAGATCGCGCGCATGCGCCGTGATGGCTGCGACCTGGTGGGCATGACCGGCATGCCCGAAGCCGCGCTGGCGCGCGAGCTGGGGCTGGATTACGCCTGCCTGGCGATCGTGGCCAACTGGGCCGCCGGCTGTGGCGATGGGGAGGAGATCACCATGGCCGAGGTGCTGGCCAACGTGCAGGCCGCCAGCAACGGACTTCCGGAACTGGTCGGCGAATTGGCACGGGGGTGA